In Anopheles arabiensis isolate DONGOLA chromosome 2, AaraD3, whole genome shotgun sequence, the genomic window tagaattgaaaaaaaatatcgccAATGGGGCAGCTAGAATTTCAAGCGATTGTCCTGGCCGCCGGAAAGGGAACCCGGCTGCCCGAAATTTTAGAAGGACGACCGAAATGTTTGCTCCCGATTGGACCCTTCCCAATGATCTGGTACCCGTTGCAGCTCCTGCAACGACACGGTTTCACCGGTGAGTACGTGGATGTTTGGGGGGTGGGGATATCCTATTTGGCCTATCAAACAATTCATCCCGATTCGCTTTCAGAGGTCATCGTCGTGGTGCAGGAGTCGGAAAAATCGGAAATACAGCAACGCTTGGAACGGTTGCAGTTGAAGCTAAAGCTGGACTACTACTCCATACCAACGGATTCGGAATGCGGAACTGCCGATTCCCTGCGGCTTGTATCGGACAAGTATGTCCATGCTAGCGTCTGATTGGCTCGTTATGTTGCTAACTTCAATGTTTCCCTTCGTCAGGATTAAATCCGATGTGGTGGTTCTGTCGTGCGATTCCATCATCGAAATCAACCTGTACCCGCTGCTGTCCAAGTTCCGCGAAAAAGATGCCtccgtgcagctgctgctgctcgaaagCGGCAAAGACCAGGACGTTGTGATGCCGGGGCCGAAATCGAAGTACAAAGCGGAAAAGGATATCATTGGGTACGACAAAGCTACCAGCAGGGTGTTGTTCATGGCGTCGGCGAGCGATTTCGAGGAAACCGTTAAACTGTCCGGCCATCTGTTGCGGGAAAATCCGGACATGATCATCTCCTCCAGCATGCTCGATGCGCACGTGTACATCATGAAGAAGTGGGTGGTGGAGTATCTGGCCGTGACCGAGCTGCTGTCCGCGGTGAAGGGCGAACTGTTGCCGCACATCATCAAGAAGCAGCTGCTCCAACCGCCCGCCGTGCCGGAAAACGATGGCGCCTCAGAGTACACTGCCAAGCCAAAGGTGGACGACATCTTTCAGGTAGGATTTGTGCCTGCGAAAAGTCGAAGAAACGGATTTGTAGCGTTGTAGGTACCGTTTCATTTTACAGTTTGCAGTGTACACGGAAATGGATAAGAAGATCGATAAAGCATCGGTTTTCAACAAGGAAGAGAAAGCAACTTCTCACCCGATACGCTGCTATGCTTACTTTGCCGACTCGAAAGCATTCGGATTGAGAGTAAATaacgttcgttcgtttttgtcATGTAATTTGAAGGTGAGTTTCGATCGTGATAACGTGCAAATTTCCCTTTACTAAATGACCGTTTCAACGGTTGCGTTAcagatttttgaaattttcccCGCTTTGACTGGGTTTACTGAGCGTGAGCTGGTGTCACAAAGCAGCTCGATCAAATCCACGCAAATAACAAAATGTGCCGTCGGCGATATGACCACCATCAGTGAAAAGACGTCCCTCAACCAGAACGTGATTGCGAACGGTTGCACGGTTCAGCCGAAAACGCGTATTAACAGTAGCGTACTTATGGATGGCGTCACAGTGGAAGAAACGTACGTAAAGCACGGAGATTGTCGACCATGCGCGACGCTTGATTTCtaaaattccatttttttacattccaGTGTTGTCATCGATAACTGCATAGTTGGCGAAAAGGCGGTGATTAAGAGTGGATCAGTGCTAAAGAATTGCATCATCGGGCCACACTTTGTCGTTGCAGCCGGCACCAAGAAGGAGAGCGTGTATCTTTCAAACGCCGACGGTTTCATGACGATTGACTAGAGTGGAAGTGGTGTTAGCTCTTGTTGGCTTCGCCTGCTtataaatacacaaaacatcaaGCGATGCAGTAAATTCATTGTTATATTTTCTATATCTCCCGAGGCATTGACGCAAACAAGATCTGCAGCATGCGCAAAAGGGATTTTAGAAATcaagaaacataaaaatgtatttgcaCACTATCGCCAAACTGCACGATATGAAAAAGTAAGCAAATATCGATCGATACTTTGACTCTTCTGCGCCGGCCACGAGACTGCTGGCCATCGTACCGTCGGCGGTACTACGCTTGCTACAGTTCTTCCATTCCTGCTCGCCTTGTATCACTTTGCCAAACATGCTGAATTTGGTGCATCCGGTAATTTCCACCTAAGGAAGAGAAACAACCAATCGAGAGAACATTTCAATGTCCTGAAATAAAACGTACGTTCTCATCCTTACCTCGACCTGCTTGCCGAGCAAATTGTTGTGCATTGGTAGCAATATCTGCTCGTAGAACTTATTGTGCCCGACGTAGTGCTTCCGGTCGTGCGAGATTTCTGTAACCAGTACCGTTTGCTTCGTACCGGCCTCGTACTTCTTGTACGGCTCATACGAATGGAACAAATCGGTCAACCGTTTCGTGCGCGTTTTCACCTCATTGGCCGGAACCTTCGTCATCTTCGCTGCCGGCGTACCGGGCCGGGGGAAAAACTGATTAATGAACAGGCTTGGGAACTGGTACTTCTCACACAGTGCCAGCGTGTCGTCAAAGTCCGCTTCCGTTTCGCCCGGAAACCCGCAGATGATGTCGGTCGCGATCGTAATGCCCGGTACTTGGGCGCGTAGAAAGTCCACCATGCGCTCGAAATCCTTCACGCAGTATTCGCGCCTCATTTCGCCCAGGATTGCGTCCGAGCCGCTCTGCACCGGTATGTGCAGGAAGCTGTAGACGCGTGGATGCGACAGTATTTTCGCCATCTCGTCCAAGTGCTCGAGAATGTAGGGCGGATTGGTCATGCCGAGCCGCATCATGCAGCCTTCCGGGATTACCTCAACCAGCTGCCACAGCAGTTCCGGCAGCGACGAACCGATATCCCGCCCGTACGTTCCTGCAGATAATTGGTTCGATTAAATCAACCGTTCGAGCGACGTCAAACCCAAAATCAGTACTTACCGGTGTCTTCGGACGTGAGCCATATTTCGCACACCCCGTCCTGAAATACCTGCTGCGCCCGGTCCACTATCTCCTGCACTGGGTAGCTTACCAGATCGGCCCGGGCAAACTTTGTCTTGCAGTAGGTGCACGCGTTCAGACAGCCGGAATTGATGGGAATCACCTCGATGAGCGGATTTTTGCGTACCTTCGGCAGGGCCAGCTTTGGGCCGGCTACCTTGCGACCGTCCACCTTCTTCGCCTGCAGCAACCGGACCGAGTGGCCCTTGAGCGTTTCCTCCACGACTTCCGCCACACGATCGATCTGCTGCACGCCGACCACGCTGAGCCCTTTGAGATAATCGGACCGCGGGGCGGCCTGCGGCACACATCCGGCCACCACCACATGCTTTCCGGCTTGATGGGCCGCCTCGATCTCGTTGCGAAACGTATCTTCCGACGGGTTTTTGACCGTACAACTGTTCAGCACCCACAGGTCGGCCGAATCTTTATCGCTCGTCAGATTGTACCCGTACTGTGCCAGCTGCCCCGCCATGTACTCCGTGTCGGAGGTGTTGTGCGCACAGCCCCATGTCTTCATGTAGATGTGCTGCGTCTCGGGAATAACGCTGTCCAGGAGCGGCTTTTCGACGGTGGACGTTTCTTTCGGCCGGTTCGCGCGTACTTTGACGCGTTTGGTGCGCACAGTTACATCCTTCTTGTTGAGGTATCGTTCTGCCGGCGACGGATCGTCCAACGATATCAAATCTTCAATGTCCCCGATGATGTCCTGACAGCTAATATCCATCGGGGAAGGTTTGATGATGTcctttttaaagtaaaaaagcTCAACTACACCACTTTGCGCTACTTTTTACCACATGTATTTACGTAGCACTCGACTCGCGAAACGAATCGCTGTCAAACGCAATACTGAACAGGGTGTGTATAGATGAGGTGGCTGTTATTTTTCTCTCCTCGCCGACCGTGACAGAACCTTTATCTTTATTTGCTTTATGATAGcggttgttgttattttctgTCAGCGTTCTGTCAACAAACGGGTTTTCTCTTTTCGCTCTCTGCGGAAATGTTTCGCGGAAATAGTGCACCACTCTAGTGAACGCATACGAAAGGCAGCATTGAAATAGCTATGTGTGACTCAATATGTCGAGCAAATCATCCAAGGCAGCGGGCACCCACGATGGCGGCAACAGCAGGGTGCAGAACATCACGGCCAAGTTCGAGACGCTTATAAcaacgcagcagcaaaagcaacagGTGCATCTGCCTCCTCCCCAGCCGccccagcatcagcagcatccgCAACAGCAAGAGCAACGGTCCGGCCATATATGGCCAACGAAGGGAACAGGTTCGGTGCGTGACGATAAGAAGCTGGCCGACGAGGCGACGGCACTTCGCGACCTTGAGGCTCGACGCGGCATTAAGCGTTCGCAAGCATTCCGCCGCAGCACTTCCCAAACGAGTTCAATGAACGGTGGTAATGGTTCGGCCTGCTCCACCGTTCCGCAGCTGAACCACTCCGATAGCATTCGGGAGGCGCTGAACAAACCCCTGCCGGAAGGGCCACCGCCCGAAAAGCCACCGCGAAGATGGGCGCGCCGAGCAGAGGAGGACACCCGCGCAACGGAGTCGCAGCATTACGACGACGTGAACATGCTGATAGAGGCTGCGTTTCAGGAACCATCGGAAGGGCTGCACCAGTCACCGTCTCGGGAGCAAATTTCGTTAAAGCAACCCGTCAGCGAGGAGCACAGGAAGCGGCTCCGTCGACTGTCCCGCTGCGCCGAGCTGAACCACTACACGCAGCAGTACGGGACGATCCGGGTGTACGATGTGGTGGACAAGGGCAGTGCACCGGTTCCCCCAGCGGAGTGTAAAACGGCCGATGCCAAAGGATTGATCGAACACTACAACAAGCTAAGCACGGTGGAGCAGCGCACTTCTCCGGTACCTCCGCAAACACTGTACGAATACTGCATCGTCGTTGGGTACGACATTATGCAGAACAAACCGTACGTCAAGAGCCGATACCCGCGGCACAAGCAACCGCACAAGATGATCGAGGTGTTTGTCTATCCCGACAATGGTGCGCTGGTGCGCAACCGCAACCAAGAGTACTGCATCATCCTTACCGACTACCCGCTGCGGCTGTACGGCTTCTGCCGGCGTGTCCTGCCCGAGTCGTCGGAATTCTGCATTCCCCTTACGTACTGCCTGGTGACCAAGTACAACGAGCCAAAAGTATTCTATAAGCTACTGGAGTGCATTGAAAGCCAGCACGGCAATGGTCGCGTGCCGGAGCTGCTGATGGAGCAGTTTTACGATCAGAAGCTGCCGCTGGCGGGCGAACGGTTGCCACTGACGCTGCCCGTCAGCTTCGAGATGCGGTCGACGGTGCGCGAAGAAACGCCCCAGCCGATCACCATGACCATAAACCGTCCCAAAGATTTACGCTTAGAGAAAACGGAACTGTATGATATTTTCAAGTGCCTCGGATCGGACGGACTGATCCACGTGTTCGAAAGCCTGCTGCTGGAGAAAATGGTGATACTGTTCAGCGAGCATCTATCGCTGCTGACGTCCTGCGTGCAGGGCCTGCTGCTAATACTCTACCCATTCCAATGGCAGCACATACTGGTGACGGCGATACCGGAGCATCTGCAGCAGATGCTCGAAGCGCCCGTACCGATGCTGGCCGGTACGCTACAGCCCGTCCCGGAGGAGCTGTGGGAAACTGGCAACACGTGCTACGTAAACCTGGACAAGCGCACCGTGCGTCCGGCCAGAAAGGAACAGTTTTCCATCCTGCCGAGCGAGCTGAAGAAACCGCTGCGCGTTTCGTTGGATCTCGTGAAAATATTCGAAGATTCCAAGGGGCTAGCGAGCGTTCTGATCGGTGGTGCATTTGTTAgattttttgtagaattatTTTCCACCCTGGATCCCCACACATACGAGGTAAGTGCACAATTTGTAGGCAGTGTGGTTATTCTGCTGTTTACATTACAACATCTCTCCTGTACCATTTCAGAAAGCTGCATTTTTGGAACGGTTCGAGAATCCGGAGATGAAACTGTTTTTGAATTGCTTTTTGGAAACTGTGATGTTTGCTGACTTTTTGGAGCACTGGCATTCCTCGAAACATCCGGCCAAGTCACCAGCAACGATGGGCAGCACTGATTATACGCTTTTTAACTCGAAAATAGCGGAGAAATCGCAAACTAAGTACTGGCATTCGGCTACATTCGATGAAGTTGTAGCGAACTCGAAACACATTGAACGCAAAGGGAAAACGTTCATGTCGAAGATGAAGGGACTAATGAAGAAATCGTAGAAATAATGTTTCTGTAAGAAAAGAACTAAACTAAAGCAAGGGCGCCATAGTCACGCGACGGCTACATTAGAGTAAGGATGGGACCAAATTTTATTGTTGAAGGCGCTGGAAAGCCATACCGTGccgttttttaaacatttgctaaaacaattgaaattttTCGATCTGTCAGAATATTACTTTTACATGGGGCATACACATTAACGTATTTTAATAAAGGGAAAACAATTACAAATGTGCTGCTAATAAAATTACGAACAAAGAAGATGTTCAATATGATTGTTGAATGAATTTCGGAACGATTTTGACGAATAATCTGTTTTAGACATACACTGTCATCTCATCGTGACTACCTGATACCTGATCGGACTGTTCTGAGGTAAAAGTGATTTGGATCACCGAGCCGTTATTTTCAGTGGAATACATCCATGGAATCTCGGCCACGGATGTgaggaaggacaatggaggaacCTCTACAAGGACGAGTCATACGAGCTGTAAAGTTCGTAAAGGACAGTGTGGCATGCCAGGCCCATATTGAAGTGgtaagatggcgtggaggcatCCGTCATTAAGGTCGGGAATTGGAATACGACGGCGCGAGAGCGTGAGTGATTTAGGACACTTTTGCAGCAGGCCAAGACTGAAAAGCGGTTGTAGGGTTGGATAAGGGGAAGATAAGATGAAAATGAACATGATTTATAACTGAAAAGGAAGAAGTACGATAGTAAACCACCGTAACAGCTGCCCTCAGGATGGagtcatatttaaaaaaatgattaccTTCTGTGAGCTTAGTTTGACCATACGATTAGAGGATCCAATAGCAGTGCCTGCCAGATATCTGGACGACAATACAGAAAGCTGTCCATGAACTGAACTACAACGGGAAATTCGGATAAAGAATCGATCAATCTTCCACACTATGCACTCTGCAAATGGAACGTTTGTCACTAATTCGGGGAAGTTGGCAGAACAAGCGTCTTTACATTTATTTGTAGATCGCATAAATGGCATAACTAGAATATGGGAAAACCAGGGATTTTAAATGGTAAAAAAGACTGGCGCTAGAGGGGGTCATGATTAGTGATGAGTAATGTTGGCAAAAATCTgcagtcgactccgatccggcTCCgaaaatttcggaaccgacaCCGGAAGGTAGGTTCGCCCAACATCGtacggagtcgtttggaatcgtctggaTAAGTCAGATATCACCGGGAGTCGTCgtgagtcgttcggagtcggaattgtacggagtcgtccggagttgcctATAGTTGGAGTTGCCTATCCGGAGGCCGATCAGAGTCATGTGTGCGCTCTAGAGAGTACATCATTAGTCTAGATATTGCACTCAGGCTTAGACTCAGGCCTAGAAATATGCTTAAAAGATTAGTTTGATGTTCTCCTATGCAGCTAACGACCACCAATGTATAGATCTTCCGATATCAAACCATTGAACGTTCGGATCTTGTTCAGTACCAACAATATTGAGGAAGTCGAGTCACTGAAGGATTTAAAACACCTACCAGTCATTAAAAGCTTCGGGAAAAGTATCCTCCAGTAAGCGTCTGTTTTGAAGCTCGAAACTGAGATTATTCCGTATTCTTCCCGCGTGAACTTGATCAAAATCTGAATATTTTCTTGTCAGTTAGTTTCGTGAGAATCCCGTTGTACTAAAGGCTCCCATGGTTATATTCCCATCTGGAATCATTCCTCGATAACCGTTTAACAACCTTTTATAGGACCATCGTGTTCTACAAGATCAGCGATCGGCAATGTACGGCTCGCGAGCCTTCATAGAACTTGTCCACATTTTTACTCATGATTTATCTATTCGGTCTCTTCTCGTGGAACTCTATGAACATTTTCGATGAAATTAGCTCTTTCGTCCATAAAGATTGCCGACCGCTACTCTAGATCACTATGCCAAAACAGAAGATATCCAAAAATAATGGGTGCTTCAATACTGTATGAATTACACGACAATTTTATTACCCACAAATGAATCCGTCCCAAAATATTTCGATTGAGTTATTGTGCCCTCCATTAACAACAGGATGTTCGATTGGCAGAAGACAGGCACTAAACGGCATGCGTGAGACTATTTCGAGCATGTTTCTGAACGATCACGGACCACAAGAGATACTCCAGTTCATCTGGGGCTGAAATCTAGCTTATCATgtcataaacaaaaaaaaaacaagtaagtTATAACAACACAACCAATGTTCGATTTatataaaatgcaaatatattttcaaaattgtaGAAAAATATAATCAATACAGCATATGATACGTAGCATAATGTGCatttgttcgcttttttgtgATTGGTACAAAACGAAACAGTTTCTCCTAGAGCAAATCTATTATTATAAGCCGCGTCGAGCGTTTCAGCCGGCCCTGCATGGTTCACCCAAATAACTACAATAAGCACACCAGCacaattaatattatttatattcatcattaccatcgtcatcatcatcattaccacCTTCCCGATCCTACTAAACTCTGCACTCGTCCTACctaatgtatgtgtgtgtgtgggttcataatcttaaaaaaaaaactaactatcCTTTGCACCTAAATAAATCTGGCCCGCCTACTTGTATTCGTCTTCAATCGTGATCAGCTTCCCGCGCATTCCCCTATTCCCTTCGATCGCGCTGCTGCGCCTGGGCCATTGTGATGTACTGGCGCACTAGTCGTGAAATTTCGTGCGCCTGCTCGGTCTGCACACGGATGACGCGCTGCTGAAGCAGATTGCCCACCTTCATGTCGAGAAACAGTGCACCATCCTCTGAACGTACCTGTGATGGGGTCGGGTGGAAAAACAACGGAAACAATCAATCCATGATCTCTTAATTCCATTAGAGAGCGTGATGGTGATCTTGACTTACCTTTCGCGTTGAAATCACCTCATTAAATGGCCAGTGCTGCATCGTTTCGTGCGTGTTGGGATCGAGGAACAGCACGCCGCGCCGGTTGAGGGCAAGGATAAGCTCGCGCCACATCGGGCTCGGCTCCTCCATCGGGTTCTCGTCCGCCCAGACGCGCTTCACCGCGAAGAAGCTGCTGCCGAACAGTGGCCACGAGGAGAGTACGTTCAGAAACTGTGCCTTCACCTGGATCGGGCTCAGGCCGGCCACGGACGGCCAGGCCGACTGCACCAACGCCACCCACTGGGCCGGGCGCAGCTCGCGCAACGACAGGGCCGGCTTCGGCAGCAGGAACTTGATCTCCTTCATCGCCGGCAGGTGGTTAAGGTCGGCGGCACGGTGCAGGATCGCGGCAATGCGCGCCATATCGCGCACGTAGTCCGGGCTGGGCGCGCCCCCATTCGGCAGCTCGagcagcaaaccctccagatAGTCGGGCGCCACCTGATTGAACAGCACCTCGATG contains:
- the LOC120908569 gene encoding DENN domain-containing protein 2D-like, which translates into the protein MSSKSSKAAGTHDGGNSRVQNITAKFETLITTQQQKQQVHLPPPQPPQHQQHPQQQEQRSGHIWPTKGTGSVRDDKKLADEATALRDLEARRGIKRSQAFRRSTSQTSSMNGGNGSACSTVPQLNHSDSIREALNKPLPEGPPPEKPPRRWARRAEEDTRATESQHYDDVNMLIEAAFQEPSEGLHQSPSREQISLKQPVSEEHRKRLRRLSRCAELNHYTQQYGTIRVYDVVDKGSAPVPPAECKTADAKGLIEHYNKLSTVEQRTSPVPPQTLYEYCIVVGYDIMQNKPYVKSRYPRHKQPHKMIEVFVYPDNGALVRNRNQEYCIILTDYPLRLYGFCRRVLPESSEFCIPLTYCLVTKYNEPKVFYKLLECIESQHGNGRVPELLMEQFYDQKLPLAGERLPLTLPVSFEMRSTVREETPQPITMTINRPKDLRLEKTELYDIFKCLGSDGLIHVFESLLLEKMVILFSEHLSLLTSCVQGLLLILYPFQWQHILVTAIPEHLQQMLEAPVPMLAGTLQPVPEELWETGNTCYVNLDKRTVRPARKEQFSILPSELKKPLRVSLDLVKIFEDSKGLASVLIGGAFVRFFVELFSTLDPHTYEKAAFLERFENPEMKLFLNCFLETVMFADFLEHWHSSKHPAKSPATMGSTDYTLFNSKIAEKSQTKYWHSATFDEVVANSKHIERKGKTFMSKMKGLMKKS
- the LOC120908572 gene encoding translation initiation factor eIF-2B subunit gamma produces the protein MGQLEFQAIVLAAGKGTRLPEILEGRPKCLLPIGPFPMIWYPLQLLQRHGFTEVIVVVQESEKSEIQQRLERLQLKLKLDYYSIPTDSECGTADSLRLVSDKIKSDVVVLSCDSIIEINLYPLLSKFREKDASVQLLLLESGKDQDVVMPGPKSKYKAEKDIIGYDKATSRVLFMASASDFEETVKLSGHLLRENPDMIISSSMLDAHVYIMKKWVVEYLAVTELLSAVKGELLPHIIKKQLLQPPAVPENDGASEYTAKPKVDDIFQFAVYTEMDKKIDKASVFNKEEKATSHPIRCYAYFADSKAFGLRVNNVRSFLSCNLKIFEIFPALTGFTERELVSQSSSIKSTQITKCAVGDMTTISEKTSLNQNVIANGCTVQPKTRINSSVLMDGVTVEETVVIDNCIVGEKAVIKSGSVLKNCIIGPHFVVAAGTKKESVYLSNADGFMTID
- the LOC120908571 gene encoding threonylcarbamoyladenosine tRNA methylthiotransferase, giving the protein MDISCQDIIGDIEDLISLDDPSPAERYLNKKDVTVRTKRVKVRANRPKETSTVEKPLLDSVIPETQHIYMKTWGCAHNTSDTEYMAGQLAQYGYNLTSDKDSADLWVLNSCTVKNPSEDTFRNEIEAAHQAGKHVVVAGCVPQAAPRSDYLKGLSVVGVQQIDRVAEVVEETLKGHSVRLLQAKKVDGRKVAGPKLALPKVRKNPLIEVIPINSGCLNACTYCKTKFARADLVSYPVQEIVDRAQQVFQDGVCEIWLTSEDTGTYGRDIGSSLPELLWQLVEVIPEGCMMRLGMTNPPYILEHLDEMAKILSHPRVYSFLHIPVQSGSDAILGEMRREYCVKDFERMVDFLRAQVPGITIATDIICGFPGETEADFDDTLALCEKYQFPSLFINQFFPRPGTPAAKMTKVPANEVKTRTKRLTDLFHSYEPYKKYEAGTKQTVLVTEISHDRKHYVGHNKFYEQILLPMHNNLLGKQVEVEITGCTKFSMFGKVIQGEQEWKNCSKRSTADGTMASSLVAGAEESKYRSIFAYFFISCSLAIVCKYIFMFLDF